In the Actinomycetota bacterium genome, one interval contains:
- a CDS encoding transposase, whose amino-acid sequence MRSFTGLVPKIDQSGLENRHKGVTKAGDPGLREALFLAADLARKVDPTLAARYHRLVVDEGRHHISAVCTLAAVLATRIAACWRRGEAYVLRDTEGNEITEAEGRAICAERFKVSAAVRQARRNGTKAKKLKKAGRGSKESTKAAPASGPPAGDAIPVAGAA is encoded by the coding sequence GTGCGGTCCTTCACCGGCCTGGTGCCCAAGATCGACCAGTCGGGGCTCGAGAACCGCCACAAGGGCGTGACCAAGGCCGGCGACCCCGGCCTGCGGGAGGCGCTGTTCCTGGCCGCCGACCTCGCCCGCAAGGTCGACCCGACCCTGGCCGCCCGCTATCACCGCCTCGTCGTCGACGAAGGTCGCCACCACATCTCTGCGGTGTGCACCCTGGCCGCCGTGCTGGCGACCCGGATCGCCGCCTGCTGGCGGCGGGGCGAGGCCTACGTGCTGCGGGACACGGAGGGCAACGAGATCACCGAGGCCGAGGGTCGTGCGATCTGCGCCGAGCGGTTCAAGGTGTCGGCCGCCGTCCGCCAGGCCCGCCGCAACGGCACGAAGGCGAAGAAGCTGAAGAAGGCGGGCCGGGGCAGTAAGGAGTCGACCAAGGCCGCTCCGGCGTCCGGCCCGCCCGCCGGCGACGCTATTCCGGTAGCGGGCGCAGCGTGA